From Malaciobacter mytili LMG 24559:
GATTGGTTACAAAAAAGATTTCACTCTCCTAAATGGATGCATGAAAAAGGTTTCTCACTTGCAAAATGGTGGCAAGGAGTATTACAAGAAGAAAAAACTTATTCTTCAAGTCCTATTAGAGCTTTATGGGTTCAAGGTACAGGTATTACTTCTATGGCACAAACTGCAAAAGTTCAAGAAGCTTTAGATAAATTAGATTTATTAGTTGTTGCAGAACCTTTTGTAAATGAAGCAGCAGTAATTACAAGTAAAACTGATAATATTTATATTTTACCAGTGTGTACACAGTTTGAAACAGAAGGAAGTGTAACTGCTACAAATAGATCTTCTCAATGGAGAAGTAAAGTAGTAGATCCTTTATATGAAAGTAAAACTGACCATGATGTAATGTTTGAATTTGCTAAAAAATTTGGTTTTTATGATGAATATGTAAAAGCTATGAAAATGGATATTGTTGATGGTGAACCAAAAGTAGTAAAAGATAGTTTTATTTGGCCAGATGATGCAGCTAATGAGTTAGCAAGAACAATTAAAACAATTGGTCTTGGTGGATGGACAGCAAAAAGATTAAGAGAACACCAAGAAAATTGGCATTTATTTGATCCTTTAACTTTAAAAGGTTCTGGAAAAATGAAAGGTCAGTATTATGGTTTACCTTGGCCTTGTTGGGATACAAAACACCCAGGAAGTCCTATTTTATATGATGTAACAACACCTGTTAGTAAAGGCGGTATGGGATTTAGAAATAGATTTGGTTTAGAACATGAGGGTGTTTCTCAATTACCTGATGAAAGAGTAACAGTTAAAGGTTCAAAAATCAAAGGTGGATACCCTGAAATTACAAAAGATAATATTGAAAAAGTTTTAGGTATTACTTTAACAAAAGAAGAAAAAATAAAAATTGGAGCAAATTGGAAAGTAGATTTTAGTGGAATTATTCAAGAAAAGTGTAATGAAGCTGAAGTTTGTGTGTATGGAAATGCAAAAGCAAGAGCAAAAGTTTGGACATTCCCAGACCCAATTCCAAAACATAGAGAACCAATTCACTCTCCAAGACATGATTTAGTTCAAAAATATCCAACTTATGAGGATCAAAAAAATAACTTTAGGGTTGATGTAAGATTTAAATCAGAGCAAACAGCTCAAGATTGGTCAAAAGAGTTCCCTACAATGCTAGTTACTATGAGAGTTGTAAACTTAAGTGGGGCTGGTATGTTAGAAAGAACAAGTAAGTACCTTTCTCATATTACTCCTGAAATGTTTGCTAATATCAATCCTGAATTAGCTGCTGATTATGGAATAAGAAATGGGGATATGATGTGGTTACATTCACCACAAGGAACAAAAATTAAAGTAAAAGCTATTTATAGTCATAGTGTTACGCCAGATAGAATTTGTTTACCATATAACTTTGCAGGAGTGATGCAAGGTGTGGATATGAGTGCTAATTATCCAGAGGGAACAAAACCTTATACAATAGGTGAAAGCTCAAATACTATTACAAATTATGGCTTTGATATTATTACACAAATTCCAGAATTCAATGCTGGTTTATGTAAAATTGAAAGAGCATAGGAGTAGGTTATGAGTGAAATGTCAAGAATGAAATTTTATTGTGATGAGGATAGATGTATTGAGTGTTTTGCTTGTTCTGTAGGTTGTGCAGAAGCTCATGAATTACCAAGTGGAATTAGCAGAAGAAAAGTAATCACATTAAATGAAGGAATAGAAGGGCTTGAATACTCTTTATCAATAGCTTGTATGCATTGTACAGATGCACCTTGTGAGCAAGTATGTCCAGTTGATTGTTTTTATATAAGAGAAGATGGAATTGTTCTTCATGATAAAGAGAAATGTATAGGTTGTGGATATTGTTTATATGCTTGTCCATTTGGTGCACCTCAATTTCCAAGAGATGGAGCTTTTGGAACAAAAGGGGCGATGGATAAATGTACAATGTGTGCTGGAGGTCCTTTAGAAACTAATTCAAGTGAAGAAAGACACCTTTATGGACAAAATAGAATTGCTGAGGGGAAAGTTCCTTTATGTGCTGCTGTTTGTTCAACAAATGCTTTATTGGTTGGAGATTCTCAAAAGGTTTCTGAAATTTATAGAACAAGAGTCTTATCAAGAGGGCATAATCATATAGCTAAAACTCCTAAATCATGGAGTTCGGCATATGGTTCATAAAAGAAAGTAATAATATGAAATTTAAATATTTAGTTTTATTATTTTTTACAATAACTTCACTAGCATTTGCTAGTGAAAGTTCAATTTATGGTGAAGATTTAATAAAAAATATTTTAGGTTATGATAAAAAAGAGTCTTTGCATTTAGGATATTATTTCACACTTTTACAAAGTAAATATTTTCAACCACTATTTTTAGGTGTATTAATTGGGGTACCAACAGCCTTTTTTATACATTATAAAATTATTGGTCCAATGATTTTTTCTCATGATAGAAAAAAGATTTATGTTTTTTCAGTTTTCAATAGAGTAGTTCATACCATAGCTGCAATTGCCTTTATACTACTTATACCAACAGGAGTAGTTATGATGTTTGGTGATTTTTTTGGTGGTGGTACATTTGTAAGAGCAAATAAAGAAATTCATGCTATTGCAACCTTACTTTTTATTATTTCAGTTATACCTATGTTTTTTATGTGGGTAAAAGATATGCTTCCTACAAGTGATGATATTAAATGGATGATGATTGTAGGAGGATATTTAAATAAAAGAAAAGATCCAGTACCAGCAGGTAAATTTAACGCAGGTCAAAAATCTTGGTTTTTAGTTGCGACTCTTGGTGGGATTATTATGATTTTAACGGGCGCAATTATGTATTTTCAAGATTTTAAACTTGATTTTATTGTGCAAATGGGCTTGTCTCAAATTGATTTATTAAGAGGTAGTGCAATTGTACATAATATTTTAGGACTTGCTGTTTTAGCTCTTTTTTTAGTACATATTTATATGTCTGTTTTTGCAATTAAAGGTGCAATTCATAGTATAATTACTGGCTATAAAGAGGAAGAGGAATTAGAAATTTTACATAGTTCTTACTATAAAAAATTAAAAAAAGAACAAAAAGTATAAAAAAGTATAAAAAAATCCTCTCAAAATTGAGAGGATTTCTTCAAAATTTTAAAAAATTTCAAAAAATTTCAAAATTTGTTAAAAATTGATTTAAATCAAGAAAATAAAGGATAAAGATTATTAAATAATAAATTAGTATTTAAATATGCAAAAATTGCATATTTTTGAAATTGTGGAATTTAGGGAGTATCTAAAAAAGTAAAAATAACAAAAAAAAAACAGCTAAAAAAAGTAAAAAAAAATTAACAAAAAAATATGTTCCTATTTTTTACATTATTAAATTATAAATAGGCATAAAGTACCTATATAAAGTTATAGACTAAGTTTTCTTTAAAGTTAGTAGCTTTAAAATTAGTAAATAATAATTGACCAAAAATAAAAAATAGATATTGAATATGGTAAAAAATATGACAATTTTTATCCTATTTAACTCTATATAATAATTTTATTTTTGTTAAGGATAAAAAATGAAAGAGCAAGAAGTTAATAAAGCAAGAGCTGTTTATTATAAAATTTTTAGTAACTTTTTTGTTTATACACCAGATATAAATAAATATTTTCAACTTTTAAATTTAATTGAGTTAGTAAAAAACAACTCTTTAGATGAATATTCTGCACAAGCTTTTGAAAATATCTTAAAAAAACTTCAAAAAGATTCTAATATTGTATTATTAAAAGAGTATGATGATATTTTCCATAATCCACAAACAACTCAAATAAGAACAACTGCTTCATATTATGATGAAAAAGTTGAAAGTGGTAAAAAAAGAGTTCAAATGTTGGATTTTCTAGCAAAAACTAAAATAAGAAGAGATGAAAAGAGATTTTCTGAATATGAAGATTCTATTGGATTTATCTTAACTGTTCTATCTGAACTAGCTTTTTTAGTAAGTGAAGGTGAAGAACAATATAAAACTTTACAACACTGTATGTTTAGTGATATTTTAAATGAATTTGTAGATGAATTATCAAAAGCAATTTATGAGCATGAAAAAGCAGATATTTACAAAGATGTAATAGTTGCTTTATTATCTTTTATGGAATTTGAAAGATTATATTTTGGTATTTCAAGAGCAAAACCAAAAGAAGTAATAAAAGAAGAAGTATGCGAAGAAGTTATTTCAAAAGAAGAACTTGAAAGAAGAGCTAGAAATAAAGCAGCAAAAGCTGCTGGTGCAAAAGTACAAGAAGATGTTTTTATAGCTTCTTCAAACGAAGAAATATAGGCCTTTTAAAGAGGCCAAAAAAGAGTAAGTTGTTACTTTTTTTTGGTCTCTTTGAGACTGAAAAAACAATAAGGATCAACTATGCAAAGTGATAGAAGACAGTTTGTCAAAAAAAGTGCAATGGTTGTTGGTGCAAGTGTAGCTGTTGGTGCTACTACACTGGCTGCAAGTGGAAAAAGCTATAAAACAGCTGATTCTAATGGTGTTGTTGTAGGTAACTCTCCTAAAAAAGAGATTACTTATAAAAAAACTCAAGCTTGGGAAGATTATTACAATCAAGCAAAATAGATAAAAGGTGTTAGTATGTCAAGTAGTACATATGAAGCACTAAAAGCTAAAGTAGGTAGAAGATCATTTATTAAAATGGCTGCACTTGCGACTGCTTCTAGTGCTGTAAGCGCTTTTGCAAACAATGATGGAGTTACTAGAGAAGCTACTAGTGAAGAGGTTAAAAATCCTTTTCCAGGTTCTAAAAAAGTAAAAACTATCTGTACTGCATGTTCTGTTGGATGTGGTATTATTGCAGAAGTTCACAATGGTGTGTGGGTAAGACAAGAGGTTGCACAAGACCATCCTGTATCTTTAGGAGGTCATTGTTGTAAAGGTGCTGATATGATTGATATGGTTAGGTCTGAAGTTAGACTTAAACATCCAATGGTAAAAGAAAAAGGGCAATGGAAAAGAATTTCTTGGGATGAAGCTTATGATAGAATCTCAACAAAAATGAAAGCTTTAAGAGAAAAAGAAAGCCCTGATTCAACAATGTTCTTAGGATCAGCAAAAATGAGTACAGAGCAAGCTTACTATTTTAGAAAGTTTGCAGCAATGTATGGAACAAATAATATAGATCATCAAGCAAGAATCTGACATAGTGCAACAGTTGCCGGTGTGGCAAATACATGGGGTTATGGCGCTATGACGAACTCTTTAGGTGATATACAAAATGCTAAGTCAATTATTATTTTTGGTGCAAATCCAGCAGTAAACCACCCAGTTGGTTTTGGACATTTCTTAAAAGCAAAAGAGAGAAATAATGCACAAATTATAGTAGTAGATCCAGTATTCACTAAAACAGCTGCAAAAGCTGATTATTTCTGTCAAATTAGACCAGGTACGGATATTCCATTTATGTATGGTATGTTACATATTATATTTAAAAATGGTTGGCAAAACGATAGCTTTATCAATGATAGAGTTTATGGAATGGATTTAATTAAAGAAGAAGCAAAAAAATGGACTCCTGAAAAAGTTGCTGATGTAACAGGTGTTTCAGCTGAAAAATTAATTCAAATTACAACTGTTTATGCTAAAAATACTCCAGGTACATTAATTTGGGCTATGGGATTAACACAACATACTATTGGTTCATCAAATACTAGAATTGCTCCAATTGTTCAATTAGCATTAGGAAATATGGGTACTGCTGGTGGTGGAACAAATATTCTAAGAGGGCACGATAATGTTCAAGGTGCTACTGATATGGGATGTTTATCTGATACATTACCAGGTTATTATGGATTAGCAGATGGTTCTTGGAAATATTTTGCTAGTCAATGGAATATAGATTATGATTGGTTAAAAAATCAGTTCCAATCTCCTGAATGGATGAATAAAAAAGGATTTACTCTTGCTAGATGGTGGGCAGGTGTATTAGATGGTAAAGATGGAAATGATAAAATTCATAATGGTAAAACAAAGTTAAAAGCTCTGTTTGTAATGGGTAATGGTATTACTTCTGTTGCACAACAAGCAAAAATAAAAGAAGGTTTAGATAATTTAGAACTTTTAGTTTTAGCTGACCCTTTTGTAAATGAAGCTGGAGTTTTAACAGATAAACAAGATGATGTATTCCTTTTACCTGCTGCAACACAATTTGAAACAAGTGGTTCTGTTACAGCAACAAATAGATCTGTTCAATGGAGAACTCAAGTAGTTGAGCCATTATATGAATCAAAACCAGATCAAGATATTTTATTTGAATTATCAAAAAGATTAGGTTTTTATGATCAATATACAGCAGCATTAAGAAATGGAAAAGATAGTTTTACTTGGCCAGAAGATGCTACAAGAGAAATTGCAAAAATTATTAAAACTATTGGTCTTACAGGATGGACTCCTGAAAGAATTAAAAAACATACTGATAACTGGCATATGTTCGACCAAGTATCTTTAAGAGGATATGGTGCTATGAAAGGTGAATATTATGGTTTACCTTGGCCTTGTTGGACAGAATCTCATAGTGGAAGCCCAGTTTTATATAACACTAATTTAAGTGTTAAAGATGGAGGTATGGGATTTAGAAATAGATTTGGATTAGAGCATGAAGGTGTATCTCAATTAGCTGCAAAAGGAAGTGCACCAAAAGATTCAAAAGTTAATGGTGGGTATCCTGAAATTACAAAAGATAATATTGAAGAAGTTTTAGGAATCAAATTAACTGATGAAGAAAAAGCTAAAATTGGTAAAAACTGGAAAGTGGATACTTCTAATATAATTGCTCAAAAATGTATGGAAGCAGGAATTGCACCATATGGAAATGCAAGAGCAAGAGCAAGAGTATGGACATTCCCTGATCAAATACCAATGCATAGAGAACCTTTACATTCTCCAAGACAAGATTTAGTTAAAAAATATCCTGCTTATGAAAATAAAGCAAACCATTTTAGAGTTGATACTCAATATATTACAAAACAATCTGAGCAAGATTGGTCAAAAGATTTCCCTATTAACTTAGTTACGGGAAGACTTGTAAATATGAATGGTGCAGGTATGGAAAATAGAGCATCTAAATATTTAGCTGCCTTAACTCCTGAAATGTTCTGTAGTATTAATCCAGACTTAGCAGGTCAATTAGGTGTTAGAAATGGTGATATGATTTGGATTCATTCTCCTGAAGGAACAAAAATTAAAGTAAAAGCAAAATATTCATATTCTGTTACACCAGATAGAGTATTTTTACCTTTCCACTTTGCAGGACATTTCCAAGGAGAAGATATTAGTCATAAGTATCCTAAAGGAACGAAACCTTATGCTGTTGGTGAAAGTGCAAATACTGTTACTAACTATGGTTATGACATTATTACACAAATCCCAGAAACAAAAGGCGGATTATGCCGAATAGAAAGAGCATAGGAGTAAGTTATGAATGAAATGTCAAGATTAAAATTCTATTGTGATGAAGGTAGATGTATCGAATGTGACGGATGTTCTGTTGCTTGTGCTGAAGCTCATGAATTACCTTCTGGAATTAATAGAAGAAAAGTAATTACAATAAATGAAGGTAAAGAGGGATTAGAATACTCTTTATCAATAGCTTGTATGCATTGTACAGATGCACCTTGTGAGCAAGTATGTCCAGTTGATTGTTTCTATATAAGAGAAGATGGAATTGTTCTTCATGATAAAGAGAAATGTATAGGTTGTGCTTATTGTTTATATGCTTGTCCATTTGGTGCACCTCAATTTCCAAGAGATGGAGCTTTTGGAACAAAAGGGGCGATGGATAAATGTACAATGTGTGCTGGAGGTCCTTTAGAAACTAATTCAAGTGAAGAAAGACACCTTTATGGACAAAATAGAATTGCTGAGGGGAAAGTTCCTGTATGTGCAGCAATGTGTTCAACTAAAGCATTATTAGTAGGTGATGCTCAAGAAGTAAGTAAAATATATAGAGAAAGAGTTCTATCAAGAGGTCACGGTGTTCAAACTTCACCAATGACTTGGAGTAGAGCATACGGAGCAAAATAAGGTTAAATTATGAAAAAAAGTATATTAATTATCTTTTTAGCTCTAGCTTCAGTAGCATTTGCTGCTACTGATAGTGCTATATATGGTAAAGATTTAATACCTAATATTTTAGGTTATGATAAAGAAGGTTCTTTACATTTAGGTCAATGGTTTACTATTTTACAAGGTAAATATTTTTCAATTGGATTCCTAGCAGTTGCATTTGGAGTTCCAGCAGTTTTTTTAATACACTATTTAATAATTGGACCTATGATTTTTTCTCATGACAGAAAAAAAATACATGTTTTTACATTATTTCATAGAGTAATTCATTGGCTAGCAGCAATTTCATTTTTAGTGTTAGTTCCAACTGGATTTGTAATGGTATTTGGTACAACATTTGGTGGTGGTGAATTTGTTAGAGTTTGTAAAGAGTTACATGCAATTTCAACAGTAATATTTGCTATTTCAGTTATACCAATGTTATTAATGTGGATAAAAGATATGTTCCCAACATTAGACGATATTAAATGGATGATGATTGTTGGTGGATATTTAAATAAAAGAAAAGATCCAGTACCAGCAGGTAAATTTAATGCAGGTCAAAAAATGTGGTTTTGGTTATGTACAATAGGTGGGATTGTTATGATATTAACAGGTGCTGCTATGTATTTTCAAGATTTTAAACTTGATGTTATTGTACAAATGGGATTATCACAAATTGACTTTTTAAGAGCAAGTGCAATAGTACATAATATATTAGGAATGGCAGTTGCTGCTTTATTCTTTGTTCATGTATATATGTCTGTATTTGCTATTAAAGGTGCAATTCATAGTATGATTACTGGATATAAAGAAGAAGAAGAAGTAGAAATTCTTCATAGTTCTTATTATAAAAAATTAAAAGAAAATAAAGAAATATAAAAACTAGTAAGTTTTTACTTACTAGTTTTTGTTATAATAGAAATATGCATTAATAACATATTAAAGAGTGATACAATGAGTAATGAAAAATATTTAAAAAAAGTTATAATTGATAAAATTTCAGGAAATGAAGCTATTGAATTTGATGATGTTACTATTGATGAGTCAAGGTTAAATCTATATTTAAATGGACAAAAAGCTATTTCAATGATGTGTATTCCAAAAGATCAAGATGCACATGCAATTGGTTTTTTAATGAGCGAAAATGTAATCTCAAATATTGATGATATAGAAACACTTACTGTTAGTGAAGAGGGTTTAAGAGTTGATATAAAAGCAAAAATAAATGAAGCTTCTTTAGAAAACTTATATAAAGAAAAAACACTTGTAAGTGGTTGTGGTGGTGGAGTTACTGGAAATGTAGAAGGTAGTGTAGAAATACCTTTTAATCAAACTTCATTTCAAGTAAAACCTGAAACAATTTCAACAGAAGTAAAAAAGTTTTATGAAGAGAGTGAATTATATAAATTAACAGGCTGTGTTCATAAAGCAATGATATATTTACTTGATGGAACAACAGTTACAGCAGAAGATATAGGTAGACACAATGCTATTGATAAAGTTGTTGGTAAATGTAAGCTTAATAGGCTTGATACAACAAAATCAGTTTTATTTGTTAGTGGTAGATTATCTTCAGAAATGGTTACAAAAGCAGTTATGCATAAAATCCCTATTGTAGTTTCAAGAACAGCACCAACTTATCTTGGCGTACAAACCGCACAAAAACATGGGGTAACTTTAATTGGATTTGCCCGAGGTAAAAAAATGAATTTATATACTCATCAAGGAAGAATAGATGTCTAGTATTGATGATAATTTAAATATTAAACTAGATAATATTCAAAAAGAATTAATTTTAACAAATTTGGATGAAGATGGAAAACTATCTTGTTTAAAGGCCTTTAAAGTTGCAAGACTTATAGGTAAAAAACCAAATGAAATGTCAGCTATTACAAAAAGTTTAGGTATTAAAATTACAAATTGTGAACTAGGTGTATTTGGAAAAATTAAATTTCAAGACCCTAATATAGAAGTGTACAATAGACTAAAACAAAATTATATGGGACATAAACAGCTTGAGTGTAAAGTTTTATGGGATGAAGCTCAAAATTCAACTTTAAGAACCGTTGGTTCTACTGTAAAAAATTCTGATATTGAAGTAACTCATTGTCAATTAGGATGTTTTAGAGAAAGAAAAGGACATAAAGATGCAAGTAAAAGTTAAAATTTGGATAGAAGATGACGAACAAAATTTAATCTTTGGTAGTGGTAAAACTGAAGTTTTAGAATATATTGATAGAACAGGTTCTATTGCTGATGCTGCAAAAGAAGTTGGTATGAATTATAAAAAAGCTTGGAATCATATAAAAATTTTAGAAAAATTTGTTGAAGATGATTTAGTAATAACTTTTAAAGGTAGAGGGGAAAATAGTGGAACATCATTAACTCCTAAAGCTAGAGAAGTAATTCAAACATATAAAATTTTACAGCACGATATTAAAAAATATTCAGAAGATAGATTTAAAGAATTATTTCAAAAAAATGGACAAGAAATTTTAAGTCCAAAGGAGAATAAATAGTGTACAAATTAAATTTTTTACTATATCCTAATGTGCAAAATTATCATATTACTAAAGAAAGTTCTCTTAATATTTTAGATGATAATGACACTTTCAATAGACTAAAAAAAGAGTTTTTATTTAAATACAAATTTGAAAATTTAAAAACTATTGATTTTTCAAAATGGGGAATTTTAGGCCTTTTTTTAGAACTAAAAGGAGAAATTGCAGTAAGTTTAGGTGAGAGTCAAGCAATTATTGATGCAGCACTTGAGTATGAAAAGCTGGGATTTAATATTACTTGGCTTACTTTAAATAAACAAGGAACTGTAAATTTAGATAATTTAAAGTTAAAAAAATTTGACTATATTTTTATCTCTTCATATGTAATGGATACTTTTGTAAAGATAAATTTAGAAGAAATAAAAAGTATAAGTAATGCAAAAATAGTTTCTAATGCAAGTGCTCATTTTGATAAAACAAGTGATATTGTTATTTTTGATTGCTATAAAATTTGTGGATATACAAGTTGTGCAATTATTTTATATAACAATGAATTTCAAGAGCAAAATTTAGCAAATATCGATGCTCTTGCTATTTATTTATGCTTTGAAAACTTAAAAACTCAAAACTTTAATACTTCAAATAAAAAACTATTTATTGAACAATTAAAGAAAAATTTTAAAGAGGATTTATATTTCTTTGTGGATACGCAAGAAACATTACCTTATACACTTCATTTTGGTTTAAAGAATATAAAAGCAAGAGAGATGATAAGAACTTTAGCTTTATCAAATATTTTTATTACAAATGGTGAGGGATGCTCTTTAGGTTTATCAAGACCTTCAAGAGTTATTCAAGCTATGGGGTATGATGAGCTAACAAGTAGAAATGCAATTTCTTTATCTTTTTGTGAAGAGTATTCTTTAGAAGAAATTGAAAAAATTGCTAAATTTTTCTATAAAAAGTATAAACAAATAAGGCTACTAAATGAACAATAAATTAACATATTTAGATTTTAATGAAGCAGTAAAAAAGAGTTTAGAACTAATTGTCCCAACTACATTAACACAAAAAATACCTCTTTTAGAGGCTTTAAATAAAGTTATTGCACAAGATATAATTTGTATTAAGAATTTACCTTCTTTTAATAATTCTGCAATGGATGGTTTTGCAGTTAAATTTGAAGATGCTGGAAAAAAACTAAATATAAAAAGAGTTATATACGCAGGAGATAAAGATGAGAAAATTCTTGCAAATTTACAAGATAATGAATGTTATAAAATAATGACAGGAGCTCAAGTTCCAAATGATGCGGATACTATTATTCCAATTGAAAATTGTTTGGAAGTTACAGATAAAACTGTATTAATTCCAAAGGATTTAAAAAAAGGAAGCAACTTAAGAATAAAAGGAGAAGAACAAAAAAAAGGTAATATTTTATTAAAAAAAGGTGAAGTAATAAGATCTTCACATATTACACTTCTTGCTTCACAAGGAATTGTAATGGTAGAAGTTTTTAAAGATATTTCAATTGCTGTTTTATCAACAGGAGATGAATTAAAAGAGCCTTGGGAAATTTCAAGTGAAGATGAAATTTATAATTGTAATTCATATGCCTTAATTTCTTTACTAAAAGAAAAAGGCTTTAATGCAACATATAGTGGAGTAATCCCTGATGATTTAAATAAATCTAAAGAGTTTATTTCTACTTTAAAAAATTATGATGTGGTAATTACAACAGGAGGTATTTCTATGGGAGATGCTGACTTTGTAGCACAAGCTTTTTTAGATAATGGTTTAGAACCAATTTTCCATGGAGTAAATTTAAAACCTGGTAGACCAATAATGATGGGAAAAATGAATAAAACTATAGTTTTTTCTCTACCTGGAAATCCTCTTACTGCAATGGTTAATATGCATTTATTTGCAATTCCTGCACTTAAAAAACTACAAGGAAGCTCTTGTTTTTATCATGATGTAATAAAAGCAAAAAATAAAAAAGAGTTTAAAACAAAGCAAGGAAGAGTAAATATTGTACTTGGAACTTGTGAAAATGGAATTTTTACAGTTACACGAGATAATAAATATGGTTCAGGAATGATTACTGTTTTGTATGAAAGTAATGCTTTATTGGTTACAAGTAAAGATACAAGTAGTATAAGTGAAGAACAAGAAGTAGGTGTTATTTCTTTTAATAACAAATTAATAAATAAACAAATAGATATTTTCAATTAAATTTACAAAAAAGGAAAAAAATGAAATTAAATAGATTTTCAATGCTTTTAGCATCACTTTCAATGGTAGTTTCTGCAAATTTATTTGCAGATGATTTAATGATGGCAACAACAACAAGTACGGATAATACAGGGTTATTAGACTATTTAGCTCCAAAATATAAACAAGATACTGGTAATACTTTAAAATGGGTTGCAACAGGTACTGGAAAAGCGCTTAAAATGGGACAAAATTGTGATGTTGATATTTTATTTGTACATGCACCAGCTTCTGAGAAAAAATTTGTTGAAGCAGGGTATGGAGAAAATAGAAAACAAGTAATGTACAATGATTTTATTATTGTTGGACCAAAATCAGATCCAGCAAAAGTTACTGGTATGACACCAGCACAAGCTTTAACTAAAATTAAAAATGATAAAGCAAACTTTTTTAGTAGAGGGGATAACTCTGGAACTAATAAAAAAGAGATTAGTTTATGGAAAACTGCACTTTCTGCAACACCTGATAAAGAGTCTTGGTATGTACAAACAGGGCAAGGTATGTTAAGAACAATTAATATGTCAGCAGAAAAAAATGGATATACAATGACTGATAGAGGAACTTGGATTAAGTATGTTTCTCAAAAAGGTGAAGACAATAGTATGAAAATCGTAGTAGAAGGTGATAAATCTTTATTTAACCAATATAGTGTAATTACTATTAATAAAGATAAATGTTCAAATGTAAATACAACAGCTGCAACTTCATTTACAAATTGGATAGTAAAAGAGGAAAATCAAAAATTTATTGCTGATTTTAAATTATTAGGTAAAGCATTATTTGTTCCTAACGCAGATAAATAAAAAGGTTTAAGGTAAAAAAATAGGATGAATCTATTTACAGATGGTTTTAATGAAGCATTACAACTACTTATTTCAGGGAATGATAGTGTTTATTCGGCAATTATAGTTACTGTTACAGTTTCTTCATGGTCATTATTTATAAGTTTACTAATAGGTCTTCCTTTAGGATTTTTGCTAGGATATTATAATTTTCCTGGCAAATCCGTAGTAAGAAT
This genomic window contains:
- the fdh3B gene encoding formate dehydrogenase FDH3 subunit beta — protein: MSRMKFYCDEDRCIECFACSVGCAEAHELPSGISRRKVITLNEGIEGLEYSLSIACMHCTDAPCEQVCPVDCFYIREDGIVLHDKEKCIGCGYCLYACPFGAPQFPRDGAFGTKGAMDKCTMCAGGPLETNSSEERHLYGQNRIAEGKVPLCAAVCSTNALLVGDSQKVSEIYRTRVLSRGHNHIAKTPKSWSSAYGS
- a CDS encoding Tat pathway signal protein; the encoded protein is MQSDRRQFVKKSAMVVGASVAVGATTLAASGKSYKTADSNGVVVGNSPKKEITYKKTQAWEDYYNQAK
- a CDS encoding TorD/DmsD family molecular chaperone; amino-acid sequence: MKEQEVNKARAVYYKIFSNFFVYTPDINKYFQLLNLIELVKNNSLDEYSAQAFENILKKLQKDSNIVLLKEYDDIFHNPQTTQIRTTASYYDEKVESGKKRVQMLDFLAKTKIRRDEKRFSEYEDSIGFILTVLSELAFLVSEGEEQYKTLQHCMFSDILNEFVDELSKAIYEHEKADIYKDVIVALLSFMEFERLYFGISRAKPKEVIKEEVCEEVISKEELERRARNKAAKAAGAKVQEDVFIASSNEEI
- a CDS encoding formate dehydrogenase subunit gamma — protein: MKFKYLVLLFFTITSLAFASESSIYGEDLIKNILGYDKKESLHLGYYFTLLQSKYFQPLFLGVLIGVPTAFFIHYKIIGPMIFSHDRKKIYVFSVFNRVVHTIAAIAFILLIPTGVVMMFGDFFGGGTFVRANKEIHAIATLLFIISVIPMFFMWVKDMLPTSDDIKWMMIVGGYLNKRKDPVPAGKFNAGQKSWFLVATLGGIIMILTGAIMYFQDFKLDFIVQMGLSQIDLLRGSAIVHNILGLAVLALFLVHIYMSVFAIKGAIHSIITGYKEEEELEILHSSYYKKLKKEQKV
- a CDS encoding formate dehydrogenase subunit alpha, whose product is MGKNILNDLSLKMGRRNFLKLASLGAGVGATSMFASTNTLREATNDEIKNPFPGSKKVKTICSICSAGCGIVAEVHNGVWVRQDVAQDHPISEGSHCCKGIDQIDLVKSKQRVKFPLKKVAGKWQRISWEKAISEISEKMLKLREENGPDVAMFLGSAKFNLQQAFYFRKFAAMWGTNNIDHVARIUHSATVAGVANTWGYGAMTNHFGDVVGHSKAILMIGANSAVANPIGFKHFLQAKDRNNAKLIVVDPVYTKSAAKADHYLRIRTGTDVAFIYGLLHIIFKNGWEDKEFIDSRVYGMDEIREEAKKWTPEETQNVTGIPAEKIIQLATLLAKTKPTTVVWALGITQHSTGTSNTRILPILQLVLGNMGKKGGGTNIIRGHDNVQGSTDMCCLADSLSGYYGLGEASWRYYAKAWGVDFDWLQKRFHSPKWMHEKGFSLAKWWQGVLQEEKTYSSSPIRALWVQGTGITSMAQTAKVQEALDKLDLLVVAEPFVNEAAVITSKTDNIYILPVCTQFETEGSVTATNRSSQWRSKVVDPLYESKTDHDVMFEFAKKFGFYDEYVKAMKMDIVDGEPKVVKDSFIWPDDAANELARTIKTIGLGGWTAKRLREHQENWHLFDPLTLKGSGKMKGQYYGLPWPCWDTKHPGSPILYDVTTPVSKGGMGFRNRFGLEHEGVSQLPDERVTVKGSKIKGGYPEITKDNIEKVLGITLTKEEKIKIGANWKVDFSGIIQEKCNEAEVCVYGNAKARAKVWTFPDPIPKHREPIHSPRHDLVQKYPTYEDQKNNFRVDVRFKSEQTAQDWSKEFPTMLVTMRVVNLSGAGMLERTSKYLSHITPEMFANINPELAADYGIRNGDMMWLHSPQGTKIKVKAIYSHSVTPDRICLPYNFAGVMQGVDMSANYPEGTKPYTIGESSNTITNYGFDIITQIPEFNAGLCKIERA